The Planctomycetota bacterium DNA segment TCGCCAACTTCTACGACAGCATCATCAAGGGCGACTTCACCAACCTCACCGCGCAGCGCGCGGTTGACGGCACGCTCACGGCCATCCTGGCCCGCGAGGCCGCCGCCCGCCGTCGCTACCTGACGATGGACGAGTTGATCAAGGAGAACAAGCGGCTTGAGGTGAGTCTTGAGGGTCTCAAGAGCTGAACGACAGGAGAGTGCGGCATGTCGAATTGGCTACTGGGCCTCGCGGCCCTGGTGCTGCTCGTCCCGTGTGTCGGCATGTCTGCTGAGGCGGCCCGCCTGAGCATCTACTGGGTGGATGTCGAAGGCGGAGGGGCGACGTTGATCGTGACGCCAGCCGGCGAGTCGGTGCTCGTGGACACCGGACTCGATAATCCGCGCGACCCCGGCCGCATTGCCAAGGTGGCAAGGGATGTGGCGGGCCTCAAGCAGATTGACCATCTGGTGGTCACCCACTTCGATATTGACCACCATGGCGGCGCGGCCGAACTCTCGAAGCTCATCCCTATCCGCCGCGTGTACGACCAAGGTGGCGAGATCGGGCGGCCCGAACCGATGTACGTGAAATACGTCGCCTGGCGCAAGACGATGCCCTACACGGTCCTCAAGCCCGGCGACACGCTTCCCCTCCGCCAGGCCGAGGGGGCTGCCAGAGCGAGCCTCACGTGCCTCGCCGCCGCCCAGCAGTTCATCGCGCCCGGCCCCGACCACAAGCCCAACCCCATTCCCGCCTCGGAAGCGCCCGAGTACCCCGAAGACAAGTCCGAGAACCGCCAGTCCGTCGTCCTGCTCCTGCGCTTCGGCGCCTTTGAGTTCTACGGCGGCGCCGACCTCACGGGACGTCTGGAGGCGAAGCTTGTTCTGCCCGTCAACCTGGTGGGCGAGGTGGACGTCTATCAGGTGACCCACCACGGGCTGGACTTGTCGAATAATCCCGTGCTCGTGAGGTCGCTGGCCCCGACGGTAACGGTGATGACCAACGGCGACCGGAAGGGCTGCGGGCCGAGAACGCGGGCCGTGCTGAAGGCCACCCCCTCGATTCAGGCCAATTACCAGCTTCACAAGAACCTCGCACCCGACGCGGACAACACGCCCGACGAGCTGATTGCGAACCTCGGGCCAGGCTCGGAATGCAAGGGCAACCACATTGAACTCCAGGTCGCACCCGACGGAGCGGCCTACACGGTGCGCATCCCCGCCACGGGCCACGAACGGACGTTCAGGACGAAGTAGCGGCAACCGCCATTCTGCGTAGCGAGAGGCGTCCCGCTGGTATCAGGGCGAAGGAGAGTGCCTTGAGCTTGAGATGCCCTGGGGTGATCGCATGGGTGGCGGTTTGGGCGCGAGCCGTGGCGGCGCTCGGAGCGGAGGGCGGAGCGACGAGCGGCGTAGAGGGCGCCCCGACCAAGCAGGCCTTTGTCTGCGACTTTGCGAAGGGGCTGCCCCGCGAGGTGCGGACGGTCGGGGGGAAGTGGGAACTGAAGGATGGATGCCTTCGACTGGTGGACCCGGCAGCCTCCGATCCCACCAAAGCGCTCATCCTGATCGGCGAGGGACACAATGTGTCCGCCGAGGTCGTGATTACGGCCAGGCTGCGGCTCGATACCTGGGCGGAGGACGACTGGGCGCGCGCCGGCGTAGGCCTGTGCGCGGACCCTGCCAACGGCTACGGCCTCAATCTCGTGTTCCACGCCGGGAAGCTGGAGTTCGTCCGCGACTACGTGGAGTGGGCGCCGGGATGTCCGTTCGCCTACCGCTCTGGCCAGTGGTACTGGGTGAAGCTGTGGAAGACGCCCGCCGGCCTCAGGGGCAAGGCCTGGAGCGATGGACAGCCGGAGCCGGCCGACTGGATGGTGGCGTGGGGCAAGGATCACGCCAGGCTGACCGGATACCCGGCGCTGGTGGGGTGCTCGGCAAGCCCCGATAACCGCGTCTGCTCGGTTTCCTTCTCCCACTGCGAGGTGCGCGTCGGCGGAGGCCCCTTCGGATACTACACGCGGCAGGCCACGTGGGTGGAGACCCTTGCGGCGAGCCGAGCCGCGCTCGCCCGCCAGGAGACCGAACTGGCCGGCAAGACGAAGGAGCCGCCGGGGGCGGGCAGCGCGCGGCGCGACGATCTCTGGCGCCTGTTGGAGCAGGACTTCCCGGATGCCGAATCGCTGCGGCAGATGGCCGTGGAGCGCCAGGACAACCTCTGGGCTGAAGACTGGCCATTCGACAGGCCCGGCGGGCTGGCCGAGCGCTATGCCGCGGCCACCCGGGCCGGCCTGGCGCCGCGAGCGCGCGAGTTGGCGAGGAACGTAGCCAGACTCTCCGACCTCCCGCCCGTCCGGGAATTGTACTATCGCTCCAAGGAGATCGAGAGGGTCCTGGCGGGATGGGACGCGAAGCTGGAAAGCCTGCATCGGGCGGTGGCGGACCTGATGCGCACATACGGGGAGAATTACCCGCGGGGGCGACAGTACCTGAGCCAGATCGTCTCGCTGCGCGAGACCCTGGCCGCGGCGCAGCAACAGCCTGTGGACGCGGGCCGGCTCCTGGCCGCGGTCGCGCGCTTTGAGGAGCTGAGGCGCGAGGCCCTCCTGGCAAACCCGCTGCTGGACTTCGACCGGTTGCTCGTCATCAAGCGACGTGAGAGGCGGCAGCCCGACCCCTCCGCGCTTCGCACGGTGCCGTTCTCGGGCAACGACCCCATCGGCGTGCTCCACGGCCTGCCGATCAACTTCCAGGGCAACGGCGTCCTGAGGCAGGTGCCCTTCGACAACGAAATCGCCGTGCTCTCCAGGCTGAAGACCGTCGGGGAACTCACGACACTGTTCCGCCCGGAGAAGGCGGTCTACGTCGGCAACGTGGCGCTCCATTTCGACGCGGACCGGCTGCTCTTCTCGTCAATCGGCCAGGGCGGCCGCTTCCAGGTCTTCGAGATCGGAGTGAACGGCGAGGGCCTGCGCCAGGTGACGCGCGGCGACGAGCCCGACGTGGACAGCTACGACTCCTGCTACCTGCCCGATGGCCGCATCCTGTTCGCCTCATCCGCCTGCTTCCAATCGGTGCCGTGCGAGCGTCGGCTCGACGAAGTGGCCAACTTCTGCGTGATGAACGCGGATGGCTCGGGCATCCGCCGCCTGTGCTTCGACCAGGACCACGACTTCTGCCCCACGGCGATGCCCGATGGGCGAGTGCTCTACACGCGATGGGAGTACACCGACATCGCGCACGCGTTCAGCGCGCGGGTGTTCACCATGAACCCCGATGGCACCGAGCAGCGCGCCTACTACGCCAGCAGCAGTCACTGGCCGAACCGCATCTTCTACGCGCGCCCCATCCCGGGCCACCCGACGAAGTTCGTCGGCGTCATCTCCGGCCATCACGGCACCGCGCGGGCGGGCGAGCTGATGCTGTTCGACGTGGCCAGGGGACGCCAGCAGGCCGAAGGCGTGGTCCAACGCATTCCGGGCTGGGGCCAGAAGGTGGAGGCCCGGATGGTGGACGAACTGGTGTCCGGCTCCTGGCCGCGCTTCCTGCATCCCTACCCGCTGAGTGATAAGCACTTCCTGGTGTCGTGCCAGCCGACCCCCGACTCGCGCTGGGGCATCTACCTGGCCGACGTGTTCGACAACCTAGTGCTGATCCGCGAGGAGCCGGGGTGGGTGCTCTTCGAGCCCGTGCCGCTGCGGGCGACGCCGCGGCCGCCTGTGATCCCGGACCGGGTCACACCCGACTCCCGCGAGGCCACCGTCTACCTGTCTGACATCTATGCCGGCCCCGGGCTGGCAGGAATCCCTCGCGGCACGGTCAAGGCCCTCCGCCTGTTCACGTACCACTTCAACTACTTCGGCACGTCGGGGATCGAAGACTACATCGGAATGGACGGCCCGTGGGACGTCCGGCGCGTGTTGGGCGCAGTGCCGGTGGACGGTGACGGCTCGGCCTACTTCACGGTGCCGGCGAACATGCCGCTGGCCGTGCAGCCGCTCGATGCCGAAGGCAAGGCTCTCCAACTGATGCGAAGCTGGTTCACGGCCATGCCCGGCGAGGCCGTCTCGTGCGTGGGCTGCCATGAGGACAGGAACAGCGCATCGCCCAACCGCGGCACCCTCGCGCTGGGCCGCAAGCCGTCGCCTATCAAGCCCTGGTACGGTCCCACACGCGGGTTCAGTTGGGACCGCGAGGTCCAGCCAGTGCTCGACAAGTACTGCGTCGGTTGCCATGGCGGCAAGGCGCAGGCCGATGGCCGAACGCCGATGGACCTCCGCCGGGCCGAACCCAGGACGTTCCCGTTCTCAGACGCCCCGTTCCCCCCGTCGTTCTATGCGCTGCGGCGCTATGTCCGCGCCCCGGGGTTGGAGGGCAACCCGCTGCTTCCTCCGCCGGCCGACTATCATGCCGACACCTCGCCCCTGGTGCAGATGCTGCGCAAGGGCCACGGCGGGGTGCGGCTCGACGCGGAGGCCTGGGATCGCCTGGTGACCTGGCTCGACCTCAACGCCCCCGCCTATGGCACCTGGCTCGAGATACCGACGGCGCGCAATAACCCCACCGCGCGCCAGTGCATCGAGCGGCGCCGCGAGCTTCTGAAACGCTATGCAGGCTTCGACGACGACCCCGAGGCCGATGCGGGCCTGCCGCCGGCCCGGGTCGGCGACCCGGTTCCACCTCGGGCGCCGGGGGCCACCACGAGCGTCGGCAATCTCCCGGGGTGGCCCTTCGACGAGGTCGAGGCGAAACGGAGACAGGCCGCGGCCGGGCCAACCACCGACCACAAGGTAGACCTCGGTGGCGGTGTGACCTTGGACCTCAAGCTGATCCCCGCCGGCGAGTTCGTCATGGGCGACCCCGAGGGCTATCCAGACGAGCGCCCAGTCTTCGTGGCGAAGATCGAGCGGCCATTCTGGATCGGCAAGATCGAGGTCACCAACGAACAGTTCGCCCGCTTTGACCCCGAGCATCGCAGCGGCGACGAGGGCAAGATGTGGCTGCGATGGAGCCGCGGCGACTTCTTCCCCCTGGACCAGCCCCGCCAACCCGTGTGCCGCGTCTCGTGGGAGCAGGCGAATGCCTTCTGCGCCTGGCTGTCGCGGGCCACCGGCGCCGCATTCGCACTGCCCACGGAGGCTCAGTGGGAATGGGCCTGCCGTGCGGGGAGCGATCAGCCCTTCAGTTTCGGTTCCGCGGAAACGGGTTTCGCGGACTTCGCTAACCTGGCGGATACCTCGCTTCTGCGGCTGTGCCAGGGCGAACGAGTCCGGCCGTTTCTACCCGTAGCATCAGGGGATGACAGGCACACCGTTTCCGCGCCGGTGGGCTTCTATGCACCGAATGCCTGGGGACTCCACGACATGCAGGGCAATGTGGCCGAATGGACGCGCAGTGCGGAACTCCCATACCCCTTCCGTGCGGAGGATCCAGGCCACGCTGCTGTCGGCGGCCGACGGGTCGTGCGGGGCGGCTCTTGGTACAGCCGTCCCGGCTTCGCGCGGTCGGGTGCCCGCCGGAGCCACTGGCCATGGCAGCGAGTGTTCGACGTGGGCTTCCGCGTGGTGTGCGATGCGGGCGATTGAAGGGCATCGCTCGCGCACCGCTTGCGAGGACCGGAACGGACACCCTGGGCTGCAACCTTGACGACGACGGCAGGGAGCCGCTAGAATCTGGGAATGAAGAGCGCTGATCCTCAGGTGAACTCGCCCAGTGGCCGAGAGTGGGTGGCGGCCGGCTTGGTCCTGGCGGCGTTCTGCGGCCTGGTGCTCTGGGGGCTGGCGTGGGGAATCCCAAGCACCGAGCGGGCCAGGCTGGACGGTTCGGTGCAGCGCGCCAGGGAACTGTCGCCAGAACTGCTCCAGAAGAGCTGGCAGATATGGGGCTCGCGCGGCCGGCGCTCGCCCGTGGCCGAGATGTACCCGCGACACCTCTTCAACCCCCTGCGCTCGTACCACCCTGACGAGTACCAGGTCTTCAAGACCCTGAGCAACATGCGGCCAGGACGCCTGGACTTCGACCCGAAGAACTACATCTATCCTGCCTTGCATACCTATCTGGTGGGCGCGGCCGAGGGCATCTGCCACCTGCTGGGCGCAGTGCGGATCGAGCGCAACGTGGGCTTCTACTTCGACCATCCGGACGAGTTGGGCCGCATGTACCTGGTGGGGCGCGCACTCACACTGCTGGCGGCTGCCGGCGCCCTCGCGGTCTCGTGGCGCCTGGGGGCCTCTATGGCGCCCGGGGTCGGGTTGATTGCGATGGGACTGCTCGCGGCGATGCCAGCGTTCGCCGTCCACTCGCATCACCTGACGCGGGACACTCTCACGGCGCTGGCAGCGCTTGCGTTCTTCGGCTGTTGTCGCAGGGTCGCCCGGACCGGGGCCGCGCGATGGTTCGACTTCGCCGGGGTCGCGGCGGGCCTGTGCGTGGGCTGCCAGTATTTCGCTGCTCCGCTCTGGGTCATGGTGCCGTTGGCGGGCGTCTTGTGGTACCGGCGTGAAGGCGATTCGAAGCGTGCGCTCGCAGGCGGGGTGGCGGCGTCGCTCGTGGTGATGGCGGCGGTCTTCGCACTCACGAATCCATACCATTTGCTTCGGGCCGACCAGTTTCTGGCGGACTTCAGCTCGGAGACAGTTCATGTTGCGCACGGAGGCCCCGTGGACCGCGCGCTGTCTCTGTCATGGGCCATGCACCTGCCTGAGATGCTTCCGTCCCTGGTCACATGGCCCGTGGTTGTGGTGATTGCCGTTGGCGTGGTTTGGGCTTTGGTGCGCAGGCAGGCCGACGACTGGCTCCTGCTCGCGTGGGTGCTGGTGTGGGCGGGCGTGGTGGGTTTCGACGGACGTGCCTACTCGCGCTACTACGTGGGCCTTCTGCCCGCGCTTGCGCTCATCGGAGCCAGGGGCCTGGTTGCGACATGGGGCTTTCTCCAGCGCCTCGTGCCGATCGCGTGGGCGCGCATGGCCTGCGCCGCGGCGGTTCTGGCAGTGGTCTTCGGCTGGGCGGGGGCAATGACCTTCGCGTGGTGCGAGCTCTATGCGACGGAGAATGTCAGAACCGTCGCGGGGGAGTGGATTGCCCGGCACCTGCCTC contains these protein-coding regions:
- a CDS encoding MBL fold metallo-hydrolase — its product is MSNWLLGLAALVLLVPCVGMSAEAARLSIYWVDVEGGGATLIVTPAGESVLVDTGLDNPRDPGRIAKVARDVAGLKQIDHLVVTHFDIDHHGGAAELSKLIPIRRVYDQGGEIGRPEPMYVKYVAWRKTMPYTVLKPGDTLPLRQAEGAARASLTCLAAAQQFIAPGPDHKPNPIPASEAPEYPEDKSENRQSVVLLLRFGAFEFYGGADLTGRLEAKLVLPVNLVGEVDVYQVTHHGLDLSNNPVLVRSLAPTVTVMTNGDRKGCGPRTRAVLKATPSIQANYQLHKNLAPDADNTPDELIANLGPGSECKGNHIELQVAPDGAAYTVRIPATGHERTFRTK
- a CDS encoding SUMF1/EgtB/PvdO family nonheme iron enzyme; amino-acid sequence: MSLRCPGVIAWVAVWARAVAALGAEGGATSGVEGAPTKQAFVCDFAKGLPREVRTVGGKWELKDGCLRLVDPAASDPTKALILIGEGHNVSAEVVITARLRLDTWAEDDWARAGVGLCADPANGYGLNLVFHAGKLEFVRDYVEWAPGCPFAYRSGQWYWVKLWKTPAGLRGKAWSDGQPEPADWMVAWGKDHARLTGYPALVGCSASPDNRVCSVSFSHCEVRVGGGPFGYYTRQATWVETLAASRAALARQETELAGKTKEPPGAGSARRDDLWRLLEQDFPDAESLRQMAVERQDNLWAEDWPFDRPGGLAERYAAATRAGLAPRARELARNVARLSDLPPVRELYYRSKEIERVLAGWDAKLESLHRAVADLMRTYGENYPRGRQYLSQIVSLRETLAAAQQQPVDAGRLLAAVARFEELRREALLANPLLDFDRLLVIKRRERRQPDPSALRTVPFSGNDPIGVLHGLPINFQGNGVLRQVPFDNEIAVLSRLKTVGELTTLFRPEKAVYVGNVALHFDADRLLFSSIGQGGRFQVFEIGVNGEGLRQVTRGDEPDVDSYDSCYLPDGRILFASSACFQSVPCERRLDEVANFCVMNADGSGIRRLCFDQDHDFCPTAMPDGRVLYTRWEYTDIAHAFSARVFTMNPDGTEQRAYYASSSHWPNRIFYARPIPGHPTKFVGVISGHHGTARAGELMLFDVARGRQQAEGVVQRIPGWGQKVEARMVDELVSGSWPRFLHPYPLSDKHFLVSCQPTPDSRWGIYLADVFDNLVLIREEPGWVLFEPVPLRATPRPPVIPDRVTPDSREATVYLSDIYAGPGLAGIPRGTVKALRLFTYHFNYFGTSGIEDYIGMDGPWDVRRVLGAVPVDGDGSAYFTVPANMPLAVQPLDAEGKALQLMRSWFTAMPGEAVSCVGCHEDRNSASPNRGTLALGRKPSPIKPWYGPTRGFSWDREVQPVLDKYCVGCHGGKAQADGRTPMDLRRAEPRTFPFSDAPFPPSFYALRRYVRAPGLEGNPLLPPPADYHADTSPLVQMLRKGHGGVRLDAEAWDRLVTWLDLNAPAYGTWLEIPTARNNPTARQCIERRRELLKRYAGFDDDPEADAGLPPARVGDPVPPRAPGATTSVGNLPGWPFDEVEAKRRQAAAGPTTDHKVDLGGGVTLDLKLIPAGEFVMGDPEGYPDERPVFVAKIERPFWIGKIEVTNEQFARFDPEHRSGDEGKMWLRWSRGDFFPLDQPRQPVCRVSWEQANAFCAWLSRATGAAFALPTEAQWEWACRAGSDQPFSFGSAETGFADFANLADTSLLRLCQGERVRPFLPVASGDDRHTVSAPVGFYAPNAWGLHDMQGNVAEWTRSAELPYPFRAEDPGHAAVGGRRVVRGGSWYSRPGFARSGARRSHWPWQRVFDVGFRVVCDAGD